Genomic window (Gammaproteobacteria bacterium):
GAGAAACAGTTCGCTTCGCTCGCTGGGGGGAGAAACAGTTCGCTTCGCTCGCTGGGGGGAGAAACAGTTCGCTTCGCTCGCTGGGGGGAGAAACCGTTCGCTTCGCTCGCTGGGGGGAGAAACCGTTCGCTTCGCTCGCTGGGCCGGACCCCCGGTCGTCATCCCCCTTGTCGCCCTCGGTGATGTTTCTTCGCGTAGGCTGCAGTCCATGGCGGAACGTCGTAGCCGGGGGCTGACCACGGTGGCGGTGACGTCCTGTCTCACCTTCGTGTTCGGCTATGTCATGGCCCAGCTCGTCTATCTCGCTGGACTCGCCGGCTTCGGTTGGGTCGAGGGGCGGGAACCGGTGCTTTCACATGCGGCCGTTACGTTCCAGGCGACGGGACCGAACCTCGCCCTGACCGGCGGACTCCTGGCGGCGTTCGGAGTCGGGATCTTGCTCCTGCTGGTATACCCGGGACCGGGTCCTCACGGTGTGGCCAGACTGACCGTGCTGTGGACGATCCTGCACCTATTCCGCACCGGTCTCCAGGTGATCCTCGCAGCCCCGTTTGACCGAATGGGGATCGGGGCTGGGATCGCAGCGAGCGTCGGCCTGCCCGAGCGTTTCCTGTGGATCCTCGCCGGGGTTGCTGCCGCGGCAGTGCTCGGGATGGGGATGATGGCCGCGCCCGCGTTTCTCAAGTTCGCTCCCCGTGCGAGCTTGTTGGAGACCCGTGGCAGCCGTGTGCGTGTCATGCTCGTCGTCGCCGGCGTCCCGTGGCTGGTCGGCGGGGCGCTCGTGGCCGTCTTCATGCTCCCCGACCCGCGGCTGCCGTTCGGGCTGATCGCCAGCGGGGTCATCGTGCTGGGTGCCCTCGTGTCCGCCCCGATCGTGGGTGTCGATCATCAGTGGAGGCCGACTGTTCCCGCGATTCCGGTCGTGCCGGTCGTTCTCGTGGCGATTCTGTTCTGGCTCGTTGTCTTCGCTCTCAAACCGGGCGTTGCGATTCCGCCCTGGGGGTAGGAGTCCGTGGGGTGATGCTGCCGTACAGATCGGCGGCTTCGAGGATCGCTTCTTCCTTCACCTCGCCAGGTGAGGCGGCCAGCCGGCAGAGTTCTGCCGCCCGATCGAAGGTGATCTCGCCGCCGGTCACCGCTGCGGCGACAGCAGGGGTGTCGAGGACCGTTCGGGAGGTCTACACCAGCATCGAGGCGGTCTCCGGAGCGATGTCGAGGCGACTCGCTGTCCACTCGGTCATCGACCGGCAGCCGTCCATCAAGGCGACCTGGCGGCGATCCAGTTCGGCCAACACCGTCATCTGTCGTGCCCGTTCCCGAGCGATCACCGCTTCGGACGCCAGCAGGACCTGCTCCAGATTGTCCGTAGTTCGACTCTCCACACCGGCATCGTATCAACCGGGTGTGACAGAAAACGATAGGTAGCGATACGCGGCCGTAGGTCTCGCGGTGCCGGGGTAGCGTTGGGGTCGTGGATGGGATTGTCTCCTTCGTCGCGGCCGAGCTATCGGCTCGCGCCGACCCTGATCGGGCGGTGGCGATGGCTGCCTACATGAAGACCGAGATGCCGTTCCATGGGGTACCCACGCCGGAACGGCGGCTGATTCTGCGGGAGGCACGCCGACGCTTCCCGATCCATGCGCAGGAGCATTACCGGACCGCCATCATCGCGCTCTGGGAGCTTCCGCACCGCGAAGAGAAGTACCTCGCCGTCGATCTCGCGATCGCCGAGCGGCGGTGGATCACCTTCGAGAACCTTGACCTCTACCGGCGGCTCATCGTCGAGGGAGCGTGGTGGGACTTCGTCGACGTCATCTCCGCACGTCTCATCGGGCAGGTCCTCCTGGACGATCCGGAGCGACTGTGGCCATTGCTCGATGCCTGGATCGATGATCAAGATCTCTGGATACGCCGGGCGGCGCTCCTCGCCCAGCTCAAGCACAAGTACCGGACCGATACGGGCCGGCTTTTCGACTACTGCCTGCGGCGGGCCGACGAGAAAGAGTTCTTCATCCGAAAGGCGATCGGCTGGGCGTTACGCGAGTACGCCAAAACCGATCCGGCCGCGGTGTCGAGGTTCCTGCTCGAACACCGGGAGGAACTCTCCGGACTCAGTTTTCGGGAGGCGGCGAAGCATCTGAGTCTTGGGTGACGCGTTTCCTATTTGACCGGGGGGCGGCGCCTCCCAAAACCCCCTCCGGCGACGGGGGAGGAAACACAGAGTCCCGGGCCTCGCGCCCCGGGACTCGTGGCTATCAGATATCTGATGGCTGGTGCCAATGCCGCTACTCGACCGTCCAGGTTCCTGCCGAACGGAGGAGTTGGTACAGGTCGCCGTCGCCTTTCTTTTCCCGGGCAGTGTCGATCTGCTCCTGGAGAACATCCTCGTAGACCGGCCGCTCCACGTTCCGGAAGATTCCGATCGGGGTCGGGCCGTGTGGGCCATGCGAGAGGCGGCTCAGCGCAAACGCGGCGCTCGGGTTTACCGCGTGCTCATCGTGCACAACGATCTGTGACGGATCGACGGAGGCCGTCGAGACCACCTTTGCGGCGCCGTTCTCCAAGATGACCGCATGCTCGCCCTCGGCGCCGAACACGACCGGCCGGCCGTGCTCGAGATTGATGCGGTTCTCGTCACGAGTCTGCTTTCCGGTCAGTTCCAGGAACGCATGGTTGTTGAACACGTTGCAGTTCTGGTAGATCTCGATGAGCGCGGTACCCCGGTGGTCATACGCCGCCTGGAGAACCTTCATCGTGAGCTTGCGGTCCATGTCGATGGTCCGTGCGACGAACGAGGCCTCGGCGCCGAGAGCCAGGCTCACCGGATTGAATGGGCGATCGATTGATCCCATCGGGCTCGACTTGGTGATCTTGCCGACTTCACTGGTCGGTGAGTACTGGCCCTTTGTGAGACCGTAGATCTGGTTGTTGAACAACACGACCTTGACATTCACGTTGCGGCGCATCAGGTGGATGAAATGGTTCCCGCCGATCGACAGTGCATCACCATCGCCGGTCGTCACCCAGACAGACAGCTCCGGACGGGTGATCGCTATACCGGAGGCGATCGTTGGGGCCCGGCCATGGATGCTGTGTATGCCATAGGTGTTCATGTAGTACGGGAAACGGGAAGAGCAGCCGATTCCCGAGATCACCACGAAGTTCTCCTTTGGCAGGCCTGCCTCGGCGAAGAACGACTGGATGGATGCCAGGATGGTGAAGTCCCCGCAGCCGGGGCACCACTTGACTTCTTGATCGGACTGGAAGTCCTTGCGTGTGTAGGTGGGTGTCTCGGTCATGCGAGGATCTCCCGGATCTTCTTCTCGATGGTCGATACCTTGAATGGGAACCCGGTCACTTGGTTGAGGCCCATTGTCGGTACCAGGTACTCGGCCCTGATCATGTGGCGAAGCTGCCCGGAGTTGACCTCCGGCACGAGAATCGTCGGATACTTCAGCAGTATGTCACCGAAGTTCGCCGGGAACGGGTTCAGATGGCGTAGGTGGGTGGTCGCGACTTTCAGGCCATCCTTGCGGACTCGCTTGACCGCTCCCATGATCTGTCCGTACGTCGAACCCCAGCCGAGCACCAGTAGCTCGGCGTCTTCGTCGCCTGCTATCTCCAACAAGGGGATGTCGTTGGCGATCGCTCGGATCTTCCAGGCTCTGAGGTCGGTCATCAGTTGATGATTGGCCGGATCGTACGAAACGTTTCCGATGACTTCCTGCTTCTCGAGGCCGCCGACACGATGTTCGAGGCCTGGTGTTCCCGGCCTGGCCCATGGCCTTGCCAACGTCTTCTCGTCCCGCAGATAGGGCAGGAAGCGCCCGTCTGCATTCGGTTCGACAGCGAAGGAAACCGAAATGTCCGGTAACGAGTCGAGGTCCGGCAGCAGCCACGGTTCTGAGCCGTTGGCGATGTAGTTGTCGGACAACAGGATCACGGGTGTCATGTACTTGAGGGCGAGCCTGGACGCCTCCATTGCGGTGTCGAACGCGTCGGCCGGCGACTTGGCGGCGACGATCGGCAGGGGAGCCTCCCCGTGCCGCCCGTACATGGCGAACAGCAGGTCGGTCTGCTCGACTTTTGTCGGCAAGCCTGTCGACGGACCTGCCCGCTGGACATCGACGATCACCAACGGCAGTTCGATGCTGACCGCCAGCGACACCGACTCACTCTTGAGAGCGAGTCCCGGTCCGCTCGTCCCGGTAGCGGCGAGATTCCCGGAGAATGCGGCCCCGATGGCGGAACCAACACCTGCGATCTCGTCTTCTGCCTGGAACGTCACGACATCGAAATTCCGGCGCTTCGCCAGTTCCTGCAAGATGTCCGTCGCGGGAGTGATCGGATAGCTGCCATAGAACAGCCGAAGCCCCGCCGCCTTGGCCGCGGCGATCAGTCCCCAGGACAGTGCCGTGTTGCCGGTTACGTTCGTGTACTCGCCGGGCTCGAGTGCCGCCTTGCGAACGTGGAACGTGTGTTTGAACGCTGCCGTATTCTCGCCGTAGTTGTAGCCACCCTTCAGCGAGGCGATGTTGGCTTCCGCGACTTCGGGCCTAGCGGCGAACTTCTTCTTGAGCCAGTCGATCGTGGGGTCGATCGACCGGGTAAAGATCCATGCGAGCAACCCGAGTGCGAACAGGTTCTTGGATCGCAGCGCATCCCTGCTGCTCACTCCGGTGCCTGCCACGGCGTCTTTGGTGAGACGCTCCATCGGTACCGCGAAGACCCGGTATCCCTCGAGTGAACCATCTTCCAGCGGATTGGAATCGAACCCGGCTTTCTTCAGGTTCCGAGGTTCGAACGCATCGGCGTTCGCGATGATGACGCCGCCCGGCTTCACATCCTTGAGGTGCGCTTTGAGCGCAGCAGGGTTCATCGCCACCAAGACGTCTGCTTCATCGCCCGGCGTGAGAATATCGAAATCGGCGATCTGCACCTGGAACGAGGAAACGCCGGCAACGGTGCCGGCCGGAGCCCTGATCTCGGCGGGGAAGTTCGGGAATGTTGCGAGGTCGTTGCCGAACAAAGCCGAGTCGCTCGTGAAGCGGGTCCCGGCAAGCTGCATGCCGTCACCAGAGTCACCAGCGAACCGGACGATGACCTTATCGAGCTCTTCGACCTCGTGTGGTTCAAGAGTGTTTGTGTCGTTCGACACGTTGGTCCTTTCACGCGTAAAGCAGAGGGTTTCACCCGGTGCTCGGCGTGAGTCTACCGATCCTGGCCAGTAGTCCAAGCAGGCGTCGACGTCAGGGAATCGGGGGTGCGGAGAAGGTCGCGATGCCGAGAGTTTCGAGTGCTCTTCCCACGGCAAAGAGGCGTTTTTCGGCCCACCAGGGCGCCACGAGTTGCAGGGAAGGCGGGGGTGTCCCCGGTGCGCGAAGCGGCACACTCAAGGCCGGCACACCTATGTGGTTGACGAGTGAAGAGAACCACGACAGTACCCTGCGATATGGGATACCGTCGATGGTGGGTTCTCCGATCACCTTGCGAGTCGCCGCGACAGTTGGTGTCATGAGCAAGTCCACGTCCTGGAAGACGGCTGCCGTTGCGTTGCGCAGCTTCGCCGTCCATTCGAGCGCGTCGATGTATTGATCGATCGTGACCTCGAATGCGGTCCGCAGCCGTTCGGCTACAGCCGGACCGTAGGGTTGCTTCCCGAACCATGGGCGGTGAACCTTCGCGGCTTCACCGCCGACGATCGAGCCACCGTGCGGGGACGGGATGAGTGCCGGGGCCTGGAGTGCCGTGATGATCGCTCCAGCATCGGAGATTCGATCGATTGCGGTTGCGAACGCAGTCGCGACACCCGGAGTCGTGGGTGCGTCACTGATCCACGGATAGGGGAGACCGATACGTATCCCGGAGAGGTCGGGGGGGACCTCTCCGGGTGTCGGCACCGGACGGGGAGCCGACCACGGGTCGTTGGGATCGTGTCCTGCCAGAGCCGCGTACAGGAGCGCAACGTCTTCGACGCTCCGTCCGAGCGGTCCGACCGTATCCAGCGACAGGGCGAGGGGGAACACGCCTGTGAGCGGGACTCGGCCGTGGGTCACCTTGAGTCCAACAATGCCGCACATGCCGGCAGGAACGCGCACCGAGCCGCCGGTGTCGGTTCCGATCGCAGCGGCAGCCAGGCCTGCTGCGACTGCGACCGCGGAGCCTCCCGACGATCCGCCGGGGGAAGTCTGCGTGTCCCAGGGGTTGCGAACAGGGCCGAACCAGTGGTTCTCGCTCGAGAACCCGTAGGCGAACTCGTGAAGGCCGGTCCTGCCAATGATCACGGCACCGGCCGCTTCGAGGCGTTCGACGACGGTTGCCGATCGGTCGGAGATCCGTTCGTAGAAGCCGGAGCCGCAGGTAGTCGGGAGCCCTGCCTGATCGATGAGATCTTTGAGAGCGATCGGAACGCCGGCAAGCGGCCCGGGATCCTGACCCCGGGCAGCCATCTCATCGATGATCTCTGCTCGCTCCAGGGCGCCCTCCCGATCGATGAGGGTGTATGTGTTGAGGGTGTCCTGGGAAGACTCGCTTCGGTCCAGGGCGCTCGAGATCACTTCCACCGCGCTGATCTGGCCCCGGCGAACGGCCGTTGCACCGGCGGAGACGCTCACCACTCGATGTCGAGGGTGTCGGGGAAGATCGAGATCCACGGCCGACCGGGAGGAACCGTCAATGTGGATCCGTCGGCTCGCTTCAGATGGAAGATTTCCTTGATGGAGTCTCTTGACCAGGTCCCCTCTTCGACCTCGCCTCCTGCGAACACGAGGGCGCGGCCCGAACCGACGGTGTCCATTGCCGGAACCGATTTTCCGTCAGACGGCTTTGCAGGATGCGACGTGTATCTCCTGGCGACGATGATCACCAGTGTGTCCGCGGTGATTGGTCCGGTGGTGCCATCTTTGGCGAGCCACTCGTGCGGTCTGCCGTCGGATGTGCGTGTGTAGTGCTCCCCGTCCCACGTCCAGACGGTTCGCGGCGACCAGAACAAGGTGATTTTCTCGGCGGGACCGTCGGGTTTGAGCGGTCCCCAGGTGAACAGGTTCGGTGGAGGTGTGTCGGGGATCCCGCGGCTGTCGGCGTAGTTGCGCAGTTCGAACGAGTTGCCGTACAGGTTGTGTGGGGCAGATCTGGAAGAGATCCGAAACATCGCACCAAGGGAATGGAGCCTGTCGGAGTCAGAGATCAGGTTCGCTCCTCTGGAGGTCACATAGTTGAGGATCCAGAAGGAACCGCCGCTGATCACGAGGTTCCCGCCGAGAGGCTTCGTGAGCTCGACATCGCTCGGGCGGACTGACCGGATCGGTCCGAGATAGGTGGAGTCCCCCACGTTGAACAGGGCTATGAATCGGGTGACCCCTTCGACGGGCAGTTCGATGACCGCGTCGGCCTCCTGCAGCCCTGACTGCGGGCGGGCAGCCGGATGGTTATCGATCTTGACGGCGAGTCCCCTACGGTCGACGAGTGTCTCATCGTCGACGGGGAGGCCGTTGAGCGGCGCGACCGGACCGTCGTAGACGGTTGTGGTGGTCGTCGACTCGGTCGTCGTGGTGGGTGGGGTCGTAGTCGTGGTCGTGATGGTCGTGGGTGCCACGGTTGTGGTCGTTGTGGTGATCGTGTCCGCGGCCTTCCCTGAGCACGCTGCAGCGAGCAGGGAGAAGGCGAAGATGGTGACGAGGAGCGATCGCATGACGGAGCGAGTGTAGCGACGCTGCCCAGTTTCCCATTCCCGGCAGTCGACGTGGCGTCGTCGTGGCAGGAGCGTTCTGTTGGTCGCCGGCTGCTCACAGGAGCGGCATCAACTCGGAGGCGATTCGTTCGAGTGTCTCTGTTTGCTGGGCGTATGGCATCCCGGGGAACACCGAGCGCGCCACGATGTGCAGGGGCACGCCGACTCTGTCCCGCACCGCGTGCAGCCGTTCTGCGATCTGTTCTGCGGGCCCGACCAGCACGGACGCACGAAGCTGTTCTTCGGTGGTCGGGTCGAGCGGTGGGGGAGCAGGGATCGGCCCTGTTCGGCGGGCGGAGGCCTCCATATCCTCGTACTTCCAGCGGAGGTGATGTATGTGGTTGCGGATTTCCGACCAGCCTCGGTCCGGGTCGTCACTCGGGTAGATGATGGCGTAGTGCGCCCAGGTGAAGTCATCGGGATCTCTGTCGTGGCGGCGCATCTCCTCGGCTGCAATCCGAATCTGCGCTTCGAGGCCTTCGGGGGTCGC
Coding sequences:
- a CDS encoding DNA alkylation repair protein, producing MDGIVSFVAAELSARADPDRAVAMAAYMKTEMPFHGVPTPERRLILREARRRFPIHAQEHYRTAIIALWELPHREEKYLAVDLAIAERRWITFENLDLYRRLIVEGAWWDFVDVISARLIGQVLLDDPERLWPLLDAWIDDQDLWIRRAALLAQLKHKYRTDTGRLFDYCLRRADEKEFFIRKAIGWALREYAKTDPAAVSRFLLEHREELSGLSFREAAKHLSLG
- a CDS encoding 2-oxoacid:ferredoxin oxidoreductase subunit beta, giving the protein MTETPTYTRKDFQSDQEVKWCPGCGDFTILASIQSFFAEAGLPKENFVVISGIGCSSRFPYYMNTYGIHSIHGRAPTIASGIAITRPELSVWVTTGDGDALSIGGNHFIHLMRRNVNVKVVLFNNQIYGLTKGQYSPTSEVGKITKSSPMGSIDRPFNPVSLALGAEASFVARTIDMDRKLTMKVLQAAYDHRGTALIEIYQNCNVFNNHAFLELTGKQTRDENRINLEHGRPVVFGAEGEHAVILENGAAKVVSTASVDPSQIVVHDEHAVNPSAAFALSRLSHGPHGPTPIGIFRNVERPVYEDVLQEQIDTAREKKGDGDLYQLLRSAGTWTVE
- a CDS encoding 2-oxoacid:acceptor oxidoreductase subunit alpha, with translation MQLAGTRFTSDSALFGNDLATFPNFPAEIRAPAGTVAGVSSFQVQIADFDILTPGDEADVLVAMNPAALKAHLKDVKPGGVIIANADAFEPRNLKKAGFDSNPLEDGSLEGYRVFAVPMERLTKDAVAGTGVSSRDALRSKNLFALGLLAWIFTRSIDPTIDWLKKKFAARPEVAEANIASLKGGYNYGENTAAFKHTFHVRKAALEPGEYTNVTGNTALSWGLIAAAKAAGLRLFYGSYPITPATDILQELAKRRNFDVVTFQAEDEIAGVGSAIGAAFSGNLAATGTSGPGLALKSESVSLAVSIELPLVIVDVQRAGPSTGLPTKVEQTDLLFAMYGRHGEAPLPIVAAKSPADAFDTAMEASRLALKYMTPVILLSDNYIANGSEPWLLPDLDSLPDISVSFAVEPNADGRFLPYLRDEKTLARPWARPGTPGLEHRVGGLEKQEVIGNVSYDPANHQLMTDLRAWKIRAIANDIPLLEIAGDEDAELLVLGWGSTYGQIMGAVKRVRKDGLKVATTHLRHLNPFPANFGDILLKYPTILVPEVNSGQLRHMIRAEYLVPTMGLNQVTGFPFKVSTIEKKIREILA
- a CDS encoding amidase codes for the protein MSVSAGATAVRRGQISAVEVISSALDRSESSQDTLNTYTLIDREGALERAEIIDEMAARGQDPGPLAGVPIALKDLIDQAGLPTTCGSGFYERISDRSATVVERLEAAGAVIIGRTGLHEFAYGFSSENHWFGPVRNPWDTQTSPGGSSGGSAVAVAAGLAAAAIGTDTGGSVRVPAGMCGIVGLKVTHGRVPLTGVFPLALSLDTVGPLGRSVEDVALLYAALAGHDPNDPWSAPRPVPTPGEVPPDLSGIRIGLPYPWISDAPTTPGVATAFATAIDRISDAGAIITALQAPALIPSPHGGSIVGGEAAKVHRPWFGKQPYGPAVAERLRTAFEVTIDQYIDALEWTAKLRNATAAVFQDVDLLMTPTVAATRKVIGEPTIDGIPYRRVLSWFSSLVNHIGVPALSVPLRAPGTPPPSLQLVAPWWAEKRLFAVGRALETLGIATFSAPPIP
- a CDS encoding DUF3048 domain-containing protein, coding for MRSLLVTIFAFSLLAAACSGKAADTITTTTTTVAPTTITTTTTTPPTTTTESTTTTTVYDGPVAPLNGLPVDDETLVDRRGLAVKIDNHPAARPQSGLQEADAVIELPVEGVTRFIALFNVGDSTYLGPIRSVRPSDVELTKPLGGNLVISGGSFWILNYVTSRGANLISDSDRLHSLGAMFRISSRSAPHNLYGNSFELRNYADSRGIPDTPPPNLFTWGPLKPDGPAEKITLFWSPRTVWTWDGEHYTRTSDGRPHEWLAKDGTTGPITADTLVIIVARRYTSHPAKPSDGKSVPAMDTVGSGRALVFAGGEVEEGTWSRDSIKEIFHLKRADGSTLTVPPGRPWISIFPDTLDIEW